From the genome of Mycobacterium kansasii ATCC 12478:
GCTACGGCTACATCATCCGCGACGCCGACGACCTGTTGGGCCCGGCGATCTAGGTCGACAGGATGGTGGCTGACGCGGTGCCGGGGGCGCCGTATACCTGCGCCAGGCCGACGCGCGGGTTGCCGGGCACCTGACGTTCGCCAGCCGTACCCCGCAGCTGCCGCACCAGCTCGTGCACCTGCCGTAACCCCGACGCGCCGATGGGCTCACCGTTGGCGATCAACCCGCCGTCGGTGTTGACCGGGATCGAGCCGTGGATCTCGGTGGCACCGTCGGCGACCAGCTTCTCCTGCTCGCCGTCGGCACACAGCCCGGTCTCGGCCATGTGGATCACCTCGGCGCCGGCGTCGGTGTCCTGCAGTTGCGCGACGTCGATGTCGTCGGGTCCGATTCCCGCGGCCTCGTAGGCGGCTCGAGCCGCGTACACCGTCGGTGCGGCGTCCTCGTCCAGCGCAGCCGATGTGGCGTGTACTTCGTAGGCGCCGTAGCGGCGGGTGCGGATCTCGCATGCCCGTACATACACCGGTTTGTCGGTGAACGTGTGCGCCATGTCGGCGCGGCACATGATGACCGCGGCGGCGCCCTCGTCGGGCGCACAGAACATGTACTGGGTCAGCGGATAGTTGAGCACCGCCGAGTTGAGGATCTCGCTCTCAGGAATTGCCTTGCGACGGAACGCATTCGGATTCATGGCGCCGTTGCGGTAGTTCTTGGCGGCGACCTTGGCCAGCGTGGCCCGGGAGATGTTGTGGTCATGGAGGTACTTGTTGGCTTTCATGCCGAAGAATTTGGTGGTGACGAACTGACCATTCTGTGCATACCACTGGGGCAGCGCGAGTTTGGCGGGGTCGTCGGTAAAGGCACCACGCGGGTGTTTGTCCATGCCGATGGCGATGCCGATGTCGTACTTGCCCAGCCGGATGGTGTCGGCGGTCTGCTGGACGGCGCTGGCCGCCGTGGCGCACGCGTTGAACACATCGGTGAACGGGATGCCGGTCAGTCCGACCAGCCGGGTCACCGCGTCGGGGTTGGACACCTCGTGGCTGCCGCCGAACCCGAACTGAATGTCCTTCCATTCCACACCGGCGTCGGTCAGCGCGGATCGGATGGCCTCGGCGCCCATCTGCATCGCGGTCTTCTCGAACCTGCCGAACGGATGCAGGCCCACGCCGATGATCGCCACCTCGTTGCCCATCGTCAAAGTCCTTCCTGGCCCTTTGAAACCGGCCGGAACGCGAATGTCATCACCTCGTTGCCGTCGTCATCGGCGAAAAGCGGCACCATGGTGAGTTCGACCTCCTGGCCGAACTGCAGCTTGGCCGGGTCGTTCTCGGTCAGCCGGCCCTCGACCCGGATGACCGCCTCCTCTCCCAGACCGAGCTGGACCAAGCCCATGCCGAACGGCACGAAATCCTTGCCGGCCGGCCCGGCATAGGGCGGGCCGGGCGGGAATCCCTGCGTGGTCCATGCCACGAGGGTGCCGCGGCGCGGCAACGACACCTCGCTCATGTCCGCGCCGCTGCAGCGCGGACACCACTGCTGCACGGGGAAAGTCGTGGCACCACAGTCCCCGCAGCAACTGCCGATCAGCTGCGGGTTGTCGTTCGGCCAGGTCGAGATGTCGGGGGCCAGGGCCTTCTGCATCGCGCAATCCTTCGTCGTCGGCCGCAGAATAATACGCTTTACCGAACAGTACAACAGCATTCAAACAGAGTGGAAATATCATTCTCGTCATCTGCGAAGCGCTGGACCGACCGCCGCCGACGGCGGACTCCGGGCCCTTCGCTATCTTCTCCAGATCGCCCCTGCCGACGAAACTGAACTCCATGTGAGGACCCGACGATGCCTGTCACGGTGATACTTGAACTCAAGCTCAAACCCGAAGCGGTGCCCGCGGCGCGCGAGGTCATGAGCCGGGCATTGCAAACCACCCGGGCGTTCGACGGCAACCTCGGTACCGACGTGCTGGTCGATCAAGACGACGAAGCCCACTGGCTCATCTACGAACTCTGGGACACCGTCGAGCACGACGAGGCCTACCGCAGATTTCGCGCCGGCGAAGGCCGGCTGACGGAGCTTCCGCCGCTGCTCGCCGCGCCTCCCGTCAAGACCAGGTACGTGACGACCGACATCTGA
Proteins encoded in this window:
- a CDS encoding thiolase family protein, which codes for MGNEVAIIGVGLHPFGRFEKTAMQMGAEAIRSALTDAGVEWKDIQFGFGGSHEVSNPDAVTRLVGLTGIPFTDVFNACATAASAVQQTADTIRLGKYDIGIAIGMDKHPRGAFTDDPAKLALPQWYAQNGQFVTTKFFGMKANKYLHDHNISRATLAKVAAKNYRNGAMNPNAFRRKAIPESEILNSAVLNYPLTQYMFCAPDEGAAAVIMCRADMAHTFTDKPVYVRACEIRTRRYGAYEVHATSAALDEDAAPTVYAARAAYEAAGIGPDDIDVAQLQDTDAGAEVIHMAETGLCADGEQEKLVADGATEIHGSIPVNTDGGLIANGEPIGASGLRQVHELVRQLRGTAGERQVPGNPRVGLAQVYGAPGTASATILST
- a CDS encoding Zn-ribbon domain-containing OB-fold protein codes for the protein MQKALAPDISTWPNDNPQLIGSCCGDCGATTFPVQQWCPRCSGADMSEVSLPRRGTLVAWTTQGFPPGPPYAGPAGKDFVPFGMGLVQLGLGEEAVIRVEGRLTENDPAKLQFGQEVELTMVPLFADDDGNEVMTFAFRPVSKGQEGL
- a CDS encoding putative quinol monooxygenase yields the protein MPVTVILELKLKPEAVPAAREVMSRALQTTRAFDGNLGTDVLVDQDDEAHWLIYELWDTVEHDEAYRRFRAGEGRLTELPPLLAAPPVKTRYVTTDI